A single window of Arvicanthis niloticus isolate mArvNil1 chromosome X, mArvNil1.pat.X, whole genome shotgun sequence DNA harbors:
- the Pnck gene encoding calcium/calmodulin-dependent protein kinase type 1B isoform X1 has protein sequence MLLLKKQTEDISSVYEIREKLGSGAFSEVMLAQERGSSHLVALKCIPKKALRGKEALVENEIAVLRRISHPNIVALEDVHESPSHLYLAMELVTGGELFDRIMERGSYTEKDASHLVGQVLGAVSYLHSLGIVHRDLKPENLLYATPFEDSKIMVSDFGLSKIQAGNMLGTACGTPGYVAPELLEQKPYGKAVDVWALGVISYILLCGYPPFYDESDPELFSQILRASYEFDSPFWDDISESAKDFIRHLLERDPQKRFTCQQALQHLWISGDAALDRDILGSVSEQIQKNFARTHWKRAFNATSFLRHIRKLGQSPEGEEASRQGMTRHSHPGLGTSQSPKW, from the exons GGGTGCCTTCTCCGAGGTGATGCTGGCCCAGGAAAGGGGCTCTTCTCATCTTGTGGCCCTCAAGTGCATTCCCAAGAAAGCACTTCGAGGCAAGGAAGCTCTGGTGGAGAATGAGATCGCGGTACTCCGCAG AATCAGCCACCCCAACATTGTGGCTCTGGAGGACGTCCATGAGAGCCCTTCCCATCTCTACTTGGCCATGGAGCT GGTAACAGGTGGTGAATTGTTTGACCGCATCATGGAGCGAGGCTCCTATACAGAGAAGGATGCCAGCCACCTTGTAGGGCAGGTCCTTGGTGCTGTCTCCTACCTTCATAGTCTGGGCATCGTGCACCGGGACCTCAAG CCTGAAAACCTCCTCTATGCCACACCTTTTGAGGACTCCAAGATCATGGTCTCTGACTTTGGCCTGTCCAAAATACAAGCTGGCAACATGCTAGGCACAGCCTGTGGGACCCCAGGATATGTGG CCCCAGAGCTCCTGGAGCAGAAACCCTACGGGAAGGCCGTAGATGTGTGGGCCCTGGGTGTCATCTCCTACATCCT GCTGTGTGGGTACCCCCCCTTCTATGATGAGAGCGATCCTGAACTCTTCAGCCAGATTTTGAGGGCCAGCTACGAGTTTGATTCCCCCTTTTGGGATGACATCTCAGAATCAG CCAAAGACTTCATTCGGCACCTTCTGGAACGTGATCCCCAGAAGAGGTTCACCTGCCAACAGGCCTTACAGCATCTTTG GATCTCTGGGGATGCAGCCTTGGACAGGGACATCCTTGGTTCTGTCAGTGAGCAGATCCAGAAGAATTTTGCCAGGACCCACTGGAAG CGTGCATTCAACGCCACATCATTCCTACGTCACATCCGTAAGCTGGGACAGAGCCCAGAGGGTGAGGAGGCCTCTAGGCAGGGTATGACCCGTCACAGCCACCCAGGCCTTGGGACTAGCCAGTCCCCCAAGTGGTGA
- the Pnck gene encoding calcium/calmodulin-dependent protein kinase type 1B isoform X2, whose protein sequence is MLLLKKQTEDISSVYEIREKLGSGAFSEVMLAQERGSSHLVALKCIPKKALRGKEALVENEIAVLRRISHPNIVALEDVHESPSHLYLAMELVTGGELFDRIMERGSYTEKDASHLVGQVLGAVSYLHSLGIVHRDLKPENLLYATPFEDSKIMVSDFGLSKIQAGNMLGTACGTPGYVAPELLEQKPYGKAVDVWALGVISYILQILRASYEFDSPFWDDISESAKDFIRHLLERDPQKRFTCQQALQHLWISGDAALDRDILGSVSEQIQKNFARTHWKRAFNATSFLRHIRKLGQSPEGEEASRQGMTRHSHPGLGTSQSPKW, encoded by the exons GGGTGCCTTCTCCGAGGTGATGCTGGCCCAGGAAAGGGGCTCTTCTCATCTTGTGGCCCTCAAGTGCATTCCCAAGAAAGCACTTCGAGGCAAGGAAGCTCTGGTGGAGAATGAGATCGCGGTACTCCGCAG AATCAGCCACCCCAACATTGTGGCTCTGGAGGACGTCCATGAGAGCCCTTCCCATCTCTACTTGGCCATGGAGCT GGTAACAGGTGGTGAATTGTTTGACCGCATCATGGAGCGAGGCTCCTATACAGAGAAGGATGCCAGCCACCTTGTAGGGCAGGTCCTTGGTGCTGTCTCCTACCTTCATAGTCTGGGCATCGTGCACCGGGACCTCAAG CCTGAAAACCTCCTCTATGCCACACCTTTTGAGGACTCCAAGATCATGGTCTCTGACTTTGGCCTGTCCAAAATACAAGCTGGCAACATGCTAGGCACAGCCTGTGGGACCCCAGGATATGTGG CCCCAGAGCTCCTGGAGCAGAAACCCTACGGGAAGGCCGTAGATGTGTGGGCCCTGGGTGTCATCTCCTACATCCT CCAGATTTTGAGGGCCAGCTACGAGTTTGATTCCCCCTTTTGGGATGACATCTCAGAATCAG CCAAAGACTTCATTCGGCACCTTCTGGAACGTGATCCCCAGAAGAGGTTCACCTGCCAACAGGCCTTACAGCATCTTTG GATCTCTGGGGATGCAGCCTTGGACAGGGACATCCTTGGTTCTGTCAGTGAGCAGATCCAGAAGAATTTTGCCAGGACCCACTGGAAG CGTGCATTCAACGCCACATCATTCCTACGTCACATCCGTAAGCTGGGACAGAGCCCAGAGGGTGAGGAGGCCTCTAGGCAGGGTATGACCCGTCACAGCCACCCAGGCCTTGGGACTAGCCAGTCCCCCAAGTGGTGA